From the genome of Diabrotica virgifera virgifera chromosome 8, PGI_DIABVI_V3a:
attaggaaccattaagaaatatttgaagccacgaaagtaagtaattaatttataattcgccctgagattgaaaacatattgatatgtgatctggttaattaattagattagtattaatacattgattaaattaagtgacatataagaatattatctcatatcaataatcaagatcacatcaacatatataatatatatatatatatatatatatatatatatatatatatatagatatatatatatatatataaaaaggtAGTCCAAGTTTTTTGACTAGTttggaaaaaatatataaatacttttttctttttgggtGTGGTAGTCAAAATAAAATAGGGCTGTGCTAAGGCGTACTATTTATTTTATTCCAAGCTTTCGGAGGCAATTTCCTCCTTTTTCAAGGTTCTACAAAGAAATTACTTGCTAAGTACTCAAAAAGAAATACAAAGTTTTAACTTACCAAGAATGCTAGATTAAGCAAAAAACCGACATACGTTGAAAACGAacttattaaataaaacatttaaagtagttaaaaagttaaaaaacactgattttataattaaaaaatatgaaaacgacATGATGCATGTCGTCTTAAGTCTGGATCAAACCATTTCACGAACAGAAAGAGAGTCAAAAAGCGAGATTTACTGTTTAAATAAGTAGAAGGTTatgaaaaaacttttaaaagtaATATCTATGAAAGGCAGTTGTAACGGATTGCAAATACTACCAACTGTAATACCAACTTAATTTGAGCGGGaaatttgaaaaaagtttttattattcatcaaaaagaAAACAGTATTTAGCAAAtatgttaagaaaaaatataCTGAACTAATAATTAActtgatcaaataaataagatTTGATCTTGGCACTACCTACAGACCTAATACAACCTACGTTAAATGTTTTCAACCAACAGAACCCGCATTTGCAGTTCACGTGCGAGGAAGAGGCGGAGAGATCCTTGCCCTTCCTTGACATGAGGTTGCATAGATGTGAAGGTAATGTGGTGAAAACACAATGGTATAGAAAACCAATATGTAGCAACAGATTCATAAGCTACCATTCGTACCATCCTCCTAGGATGAAAACTAATTTAGTCTTAGCAATGAAAGAACGTGTCAGAAGGTTGTCTCATCCTGACTATCTCCAACATGATTTAAACATTCTACGCAATATTTTTGTGGAAAACTCATATCCTCCAAGACTGATTAATAAATTGATTTGCAATGTTCCCTTTGTCAATAGGAACATTCTCACTGCTAGTACCATGTCACAACCAGGGCCTTTAGCTCAGAGTAACTCGGCGCAGACTAGTGTGTACTTTTATGCCCTTCCTTACATTCCGAAACTAACTATTGAACTTAGTAAAATTTTCAAGGAATTTAAAAACATCAAAATAGCTAACAAAAACATCAAAACTATACGTCAGTTATACAGTAAAATCAAACAACCTTTAACTACATTAGAATGCACAGATGTGGTTTACCGCATTGAATGTACTGAATGTCCAGCATCATATATAGGTGAAACCGGAAGAAACTTGTCTAGTCGAATAATCTCACATAAAAGCGACTGTAGATTAAATAAACCTACGTGTGCTTTGGCAGAGCATACAATCAATCTAGACCATAAGATCGATTTCAACAATGCCAAAATATTAGCCAGAGAAAGTAATAAATTCAAAAGAACGTTCCTGGAGATGGTACATATCAGCAAGAGTGATGACAACAATCTTAATAAGAGATCTGAGATCCAGAATCttagtaaaatttataactatATATTGACTTTCGACTAGTCTGATTCTGCATCTTAGtaatctcttttaattttcttatttatttgatcaagTTAATTATTAGTTCAGtatattttttcttaacataTTTGCTAAATACTGTTTtctttttgatgaataataaaaacttttttcaaatttCCCGCTCAAATTAAGTTGGTATTACAGTTGGTAGTATTTGCAATCCGTTACAACTGCCTTTCATAGATATtacttttaaaagttttttcatAACCTTCTACTTATTTAAACAGTAAATCTCGCTTTTTGACTCTCTTTTTGTTCGTGAAATGGTTTGATCCAGACTTAAGACGACATGCATCATgtcgttttcatattttttaattataaaatcagtgttttttaactttttaactactttaaatgttttatttaataagtTCGTTTTCAACGTATGTCGGTTTTTTGCTTAATCTAGCATTCTTGGTAAGTTAAAACTTTGTATTTCTTTTTGAGTACTTAGCAAGTAATTTCTTTGTAGAACCTTGAAAAAGGAGGAAATTGCCTCCGAAAGCTTGGAATAGAATAAATAGTACGCCTTAGCACAGCCCTATTTTATTTTGACTACCACacccaaaaagaaaaaagtatttatatatatatatatatatatatatatatatatatatatatatatatatgtatatatatatatatataataaggcaacaacaactattaagctaatgaaacaaacggggCCTATTAacataaaccgaggagtaagacaaggagataccatctcacccaagctattcaaccaagcgctagaagatgtgttcaaacaacggcactgggatggcttgggtataaacataaacgggcaatatctgaatcacttacgatatgctgatgatattgtattaatagcagaaagaagtgaagaattacaaataatgatggaagaactagatagagaatcgacaaagataggactgaagatgaattacagtaaaacaaaaaccatgaccaatcaacaagaagaactagtaattattacagtggcacaaacaagaatagaacaagtaaaagagtatatatatctaagacaaatcactagattaaataaagaaaatcagaccgaagaaataaagagaagaataagattggcctgggcatcattcggaaaactgtcttatattctaaagaacagaaaatacccgcaatacctaaaaacaagagtcttcaatcaatgtatactccctgttttaatatatgtctctcagacatggacgtttacaaaagagaatatggaaaaaatagcaaagacagaaagagccatggaaagacaaatgctgaacattaaactatcagacaggaaaagaaacgaatggatccgtaacaaaacaaaagtgaaatatgtctctacccaagtagcaaagcttaaatggaagttccccggacacaccctacggcagaaggatgaaagatggactaagatgattatacattggagaccgtggaaccacaaacgaaaaaggggaaggccacagatgcgatggtcacatgacctgaagaaacacactgggtcaaaatggatgcaaattgcccaagatagagaggcatggaagaaggaagaggaggcctatatccaaggatggatgtttagggctgattagatagatagatagatagataccgACATCCCATAACTCAAAATCTACAACTTTTCAGGAGAGCGAAAAAACTTCGCTGATTAGTACTTAcatgttttttctttcttttctgtTGAAAAGTATGTTTTGGcatgtttttttttctaagtaataattattaaataaatactgaGAAAGAAAAATCATGTACTAAGCATGTCTCCTAAAAAGTTTTAGTAGATTTGACTTATGAGTTTTTGGGGGGATTTAACCGTCGATATGAACTTGCACAGGATATAACAACTATTTGGAAGTAAAAAACTTACAGAACAGAACACTCGATGCGACAAAAACAAAGATATAAGAGAAAACTCGAGGCAACACAAATATATTTCTGGAGACATGCATCAGGAATATCCGGATTAGAGACAGTATCTAGACTGAGATAGATAACAACTAGGTATCAAAAATGTAGAAGAATGTTTTAAACAGAAAAGTGTTACGAGATACGACACTGAGCTATGACCACTTAAAAGACAGAGAAGATCCTCATAAATTGTATTATATAGATATAAAAAACGAAatattcgaattaaaaaaacaattataaaggacattaaaaaaacagaaagcATTGACAAAAAGAGTTTACATATTGAAGTAGAATCCCAAAATAAATTGTGGAATGCAAACCAGGAgtaatgaaagtcaatggaataataccAGAACCCATAGAAATAAATACAGGAAttaggcaaggagattcactaaccCCTCTACTGGaacataatgttggatgcaataataaatcaagtgaagaaaaaaagagggtaaaaaatgggcaatagagagataaaaatactctgttacgctgatgacaccgtgttagtagcagagtgcgaagacgacctacaaagattattgcacgagttcaacattaacgcaaaagaaatgaatatgaaaatatcagcccaaaaaacaaaaacttagtaattgccaaagaaccaataagatgcaaattggagttagacaatcaaattatacaacaagtaatgactttcaaatatctgggaattaatctatcagcctacaacaatatcgaagaagaggtaaaagaccaaataattaaagccagtagaacggccggatgcctaaacgacacaatttggaaaaacaaacacctaagattggaaacaaaggcctgaatatataagtcagttattaggccagtcaTGACtgacacggccgaaacaagaccagatacaagcaaaacacgaagacatctggaaaccaacgaaatgaagatcttaagaaggattgcttgaaaaggactacaggatatgGTAacaagtgaggaaatcagacgcatatttggggtagacaatataaatacctgggtaaagaacagaaaagaagagtggaatgagcacataagcgggatgtctgaatcaaggatagtaagaatagccagggacaagtcaccgttaggcaggagaagtataggacgcccaaggaaaagatggaataacaacttaggggcagaatgaaaggcaccgttgaagaaaaacaggcagtactgcctatataaaagaagaagaagaaaccagGAGTATAAAGAAGGCCAAGAAAAAGCTGCAGAAAATGAAGTAATGAGATGAGGAAAAATGACCTGGACAACTTATGAAATGAGCGCTAGAGGTAGAAAGTGAAAATCGAAAGCTGTTAGAGACCGTTGTAAACCTATAGTTGCATAGCGATAACATACGCCACACATTTATTAATATTTCATAATAcatttatttctatttctatcgaactgttaaattaaaaatacaattgGTACACCCACATAATAGTTTATTCGtacgaattaaaaaatatttataatagaaacgtttttattatcagtagtaataacccgaGGACATCGATAATTGTgcgaaaaaatttaataacagatTTCAAAATTTTGTTGCTCTGTTTCCAATAAGCAACAAGCttgtgaaaattgttattacatttttaaggatttatcaatgttcgagggttattcggaagaaacttttttacttttttatgaaATAAATACAAACACAAAATTATTTATCCATAAAAGCTTTCCAAACAAATTTCTTACTGTACACAGTATTTCTGGGTGTACGAGTATTTGACTCGATAATTTCGTTTACCTTCTCATCATTATCGTAAAATTGACATTCATGCGTATCTGTAGCAATGAAGttaaaacagcccatgggatctgttatCAGTGTAATGTTGCTGTAATTGGTTATTTTTATTCACGTGGCCTCAAGTATATAGACTAAAAACCTTATAGGTGAAATTAGCTAAtaattttaggcacgataagaccctataacttaaatagtagaacctaaaagaaaacgtatgaatactgtgccgtcactttttagttgcacatgcgtcgacagtggcgtaGCAAACTTTCCACATaaggacgggatacataaattaaaaggtaccctctttcactcccagaattcaatttttttcattttttcaagtTATATGTGATTAGAAAATAAggctcagcgtaattttaacccactaATTCAATAGAGAAACTAAATTGACCAAAATAAGCATCTAAATGTAGAATGTAACAGTATAAAAGATAAGTATATTtattacttaaataaaaaatacaaaaatataaacgtACGTATGTTAAATAAACAGAAAACAAAATGATACGAGTACATATCCAAGTAACCGCtaaattaactaaattaaaattacCGTCAGTCTTATTTtctaatcacataaaacttaaaaaaatttaaaaaaatgaattctgggagtgaTGGATGGTACCTGTTAATTTATTTAGCCGTCCATAAGtagaaagtttgatgcgccactgtcgacgcatgtgccactaaaaagtgacggcacagtgttcatataGACgtgtctatagacgttgcatttttccctattctactttgcaaaatacatatagtgtcactgTCCGTTAACGTgttaagttatagggtcttatcgtgcctaaaataattagcaaaattcacctataccggctcctAGTCTATTATAAATTtaggaggaaaataaacttcctgtagctggctgtataccataaatcacaaaaataccaagtttcttgtaaaaggtatatattaaaataccctaaataagggtcacaatacaaaacgttttcggattaaggaatccatcatcagtgtttaaaagccaaaatttgcatgcctgagccaccaaaatgtatcgggtaaaaaccctttaaatgtaaataataaggatgttttacatatttatataaaattcattggatggtatagataaacctggatgttacccagggcaacaca
Proteins encoded in this window:
- the LOC126890255 gene encoding uncharacterized protein LOC126890255 yields the protein MKERVRRLSHPDYLQHDLNILRNIFVENSYPPRLINKLICNVPFVNRNILTASTMSQPGPLAQSNSAQTSVYFYALPYIPKLTIELSKIFKEFKNIKIANKNIKTIRQLYSKIKQPLTTLECTDVVYRIECTECPASYIGETGRNLSSRIISHKSDCRLNKPTCALAEHTINLDHKIDFNNAKILARESNKFKRTFLEMVHISKSDDNNLNKRSEIQNLSKIYNYILTFD